The Argopecten irradians isolate NY chromosome 16, Ai_NY, whole genome shotgun sequence genome window below encodes:
- the LOC138310624 gene encoding uncharacterized protein, producing the protein MSKTVLRLIYRENVNKTIQNEPSTSEVSNSGNNQPSHSRHGDDIIQTERSSVQTDMATSTIPTEGLLNESAHSHFPPPSACPGSDRPVQTFSPRSNNTASLCATTGSASVNSGNNNSMADMVNLMQGMQQQMLLIQQSMALQQNNQVLPTSQLNNGSLRSAYEHIERVTQNDRATTSAGESHVFINQHMGPNGIHPMPHLDIVTLPPDLMPHLDIVTPSLRKHILEGRDINLSTLLIPGYEISPSSHSVCHQHRNVDKRLADRLTIAEFILAFGKYRRIITDVFKQRQKELDMYESLIIRINTCYGEQAFNDYHKLFSAKAAEALRVNNTKLNWGLTDSAIYGMVTAGCKAKVCDLCHSITHSTQQCEKNNVNATAHQKPSKPKGKEKVFHEGIEICRNFQNEKGCSWSSCRYKHVCSACKSSSHGMHQCRNSKKPKSNSQ; encoded by the coding sequence ATGTCAAAAACTGTGTTACGTTTAATTTATCGTGAAAACGTGAACAAAACTATTCAGAATGAACCATCTACATCTGAAGTGAGTAATTCCGGGAATAATCAACCCTCTCATTCGCGTCATGGTGACGACATTATTCAGACTGAACGGTCTAGTGTACAGACGGATATGGCTACTAGTACTATTCCTACGGAGGGATTATTGAATGAAAGCGCCCATTCTCATTTTCCACCTCCCAGCGCATGTCCCGGAAGTGATCGTCCTGTTCAAACTTTCTCCCCGCGGAGCAATAACACTGCGTCACTCTGCGCAACTACAGGAAGTGCTTCCGTAAATTCCGGTAACAACAACTCGATGGCGGACATGGTAAACCTCATGCAGGGAATGCAACAACAAATGCTGCTCATACAGCAATCTATGGCCCTGCAGCAGAACAATCAAGTGCTCCCGACATCGCAACTTAATAATGGGAGTTTACGAAGTGCCTACGAACATATTGAGAGAGTGACGCAGAATGACAGGGCAACAACATCTGCCGGTGAGTCACATGTTTTTATAAATCAACATATGGGCCCAAATGGCATTCATCCAATGCCCCATCTTGATATTGTTACGCTACCTCCAGATCTCATGCCCCATCTTGATATTGTTACGCCTTCACTTAGGAAACACATTCTAGAGGGGAGGGATATCAATCTTTCAACGTTACTTATCCCTGGATACGAAATATCGCCATCTTCCCATAGCGTATGCCATCAACACAGGAATGTTGACAAACGTTTAGCAGATAGACTTACCATCGCGGAATTCATCTTAGCATTCGGCAAATATAGGAGGATAATTACAGATGTGTTCAAACAGAGACAGAAAGAACTAGATATGTATGAGAGTCTAATCATACGCATCAATACTTGTTACGGAGAACAAGCTTTCAATGACTATCACAAGTTGTTCTCGGCTAAGGCAGCTGAAGCCCTCAGGGTAAACAACACTAAGTTGAATTGGGGCCTAACAGACAGTGCCATCTACGGCATGGTGACAGCGGGATGTAAGGCTAAAGTGTGTGATCTATGTCACTCCATCACCCATTCAACACAACAATGCGAGAAGAATAACGTAAACGCTACAGCCCATCAAAAACCTTCTAAGCCAAAGGGGAAAGAGAAAGTTTTCCATGAGGGGATTGAGATTTGCAGGAACTTTCAAAATGAG